In a genomic window of Candidatus Omnitrophota bacterium:
- the uvrA gene encoding excinuclease ABC subunit UvrA, whose amino-acid sequence MKSENIVIRGAREHNLKNINLDLPRNKLIVMTGLSGSGKSSLAFDTIYAEGQRRFVESLSSYARQFLEQLQKPDVDFISGLSPAIAIEQRSAGGNPRSTVATQTEIYDYLRLLFARIGHVHCYKCGEAIQSQSAQEIIEAIMGRLANQDIQILAPLIQGKKGQHRGIFSQIQKAGFVRARVDGKIYELGAKIKLAKYKIHNIEIVVDRLNIKADAAKRLTDSIETALKVGKGTVIISKGASKDIIFSEQYACLKCGISYAQINPRNFSFNSPYGACPECNGLGTKLKFDPDLIIPDKNKSINAGALEPWKRGGRGYILYYRWLIRELSLRLKFDLDTPFNKLPKPAQKAILYGSDEVVGNKPFEGVIPHLERLFHQTDSDYLKEEISKFMSSLSCPACKGARLKAESLAVLINQKNVWQITQLPIKEALSFFTGLKLTEKEKLVSYQALKEITQKLKFCADVGLDYLTLDRKSSTLSGGEAQRIRLATQVGSGLVGVLYVLDEPSIGLHQRDNQKLLSTLKTLRDLGNTLIVVEHDAATILAADFVVDLGPGAGRGGGKVIFSGNKGELLKDKNSLTAKYLRGDLLIQAPLNRRPWQKAKYIEIKGASEHNLKNIDLRFPLGRLICVTGVSGSGKSTLISDILYPALTRKLYRSKEKPGAFKSISGIQEIDQVIVVDQSPIGRTPRSNPVTYTGVFGHIRDLFTQLPEARLRGYKPGRFSFNVKGGRCESCEGDGIKKIEMHFLPDVYVKCDLCKGLRFNQATLEVKYKGRSIADVLEMTVEDALELFSNIPKIKNTLGYLSDVGLGYLQLGQSATTLSGGEAQRIKLSSELSKRSTGRTLYLLDEPTTGLHFADVARLISVLQRLVERGNTVVVVEHNLEVIKCADYIIDLGPEGGDKGGEVVAACSPEELVKIEKSYTAKFLKEVLMNK is encoded by the coding sequence GCAATCCCCGTTCAACCGTTGCCACGCAAACCGAGATCTATGATTATTTAAGGTTGTTATTTGCAAGAATCGGGCATGTCCATTGCTATAAGTGCGGTGAAGCGATTCAAAGCCAGAGCGCCCAAGAGATAATTGAGGCGATTATGGGTCGGCTGGCAAACCAGGATATACAGATACTGGCTCCTTTAATCCAAGGAAAGAAGGGCCAGCACAGGGGAATTTTTTCGCAGATTCAAAAAGCCGGATTTGTGCGCGCCAGGGTAGACGGTAAAATTTATGAGCTTGGCGCAAAGATAAAATTAGCCAAATATAAAATCCATAATATTGAAATAGTGGTTGACCGTCTTAATATTAAGGCCGACGCAGCAAAGCGGCTTACCGATTCCATTGAAACCGCCCTTAAAGTCGGCAAGGGCACGGTGATTATCAGTAAAGGCGCCTCTAAAGACATTATCTTTAGCGAGCAATATGCCTGTTTAAAATGCGGTATAAGCTACGCGCAGATTAACCCGCGTAATTTTTCATTTAATTCTCCTTACGGGGCCTGCCCTGAATGTAACGGTTTGGGGACCAAGCTTAAATTCGACCCGGATTTAATCATTCCGGATAAAAACAAAAGCATTAACGCCGGGGCCCTTGAGCCATGGAAGCGCGGCGGCAGGGGGTATATTCTTTATTACCGCTGGCTTATCCGGGAGTTAAGTTTGCGCCTAAAATTCGACCTGGATACACCCTTTAATAAATTACCCAAGCCCGCGCAAAAAGCCATCCTTTATGGCAGCGATGAAGTCGTGGGCAACAAGCCTTTTGAAGGAGTTATCCCGCATTTAGAAAGATTATTCCATCAGACCGACAGCGATTATCTTAAAGAAGAAATAAGCAAGTTTATGTCCAGCCTTTCCTGCCCGGCATGTAAAGGCGCCCGGCTAAAAGCTGAAAGCCTGGCGGTATTGATTAATCAAAAAAATGTCTGGCAGATCACTCAGTTGCCCATAAAAGAAGCGCTGAGTTTTTTCACGGGGCTGAAATTAACGGAAAAAGAAAAGTTAGTCAGTTACCAGGCGTTAAAAGAGATAACTCAAAAATTAAAATTCTGCGCGGATGTTGGTTTGGATTATTTGACTTTGGACCGCAAGAGTTCGACCTTATCCGGCGGGGAGGCGCAGAGAATCCGCCTGGCTACCCAAGTCGGCAGCGGCTTGGTGGGGGTTTTATATGTTTTGGATGAGCCCAGTATTGGTTTGCATCAGCGGGATAACCAGAAGTTGCTCTCAACCTTAAAGACTTTACGGGATTTGGGAAATACTTTAATCGTGGTTGAGCATGATGCCGCAACTATTCTTGCCGCCGATTTTGTTGTGGATTTAGGGCCGGGGGCCGGAAGGGGTGGTGGCAAAGTTATCTTTTCCGGAAATAAAGGGGAACTTTTAAAGGATAAAAATTCCCTGACTGCGAAATATCTGCGCGGTGATCTTTTGATTCAGGCACCGCTAAACCGGCGGCCCTGGCAAAAAGCAAAGTACATTGAAATAAAAGGGGCCAGCGAGCATAACCTGAAGAATATTGATTTGCGTTTCCCCTTAGGCAGGCTTATTTGCGTGACCGGCGTATCGGGTTCAGGTAAGTCGACATTAATTAGCGATATACTCTATCCGGCTTTAACCCGTAAGCTTTACCGGTCTAAGGAAAAACCAGGCGCGTTTAAATCCATAAGCGGCATCCAGGAAATTGATCAGGTGATTGTGGTTGACCAATCGCCGATCGGCAGGACTCCGCGGTCAAACCCGGTTACTTATACCGGGGTATTTGGCCATATCAGGGATTTATTTACCCAGCTTCCTGAAGCCAGGCTCAGAGGTTATAAACCGGGAAGGTTTTCATTTAATGTTAAAGGCGGGCGCTGCGAATCCTGCGAAGGCGACGGCATCAAGAAAATTGAAATGCATTTTCTTCCCGATGTCTACGTAAAATGTGATTTATGTAAAGGATTAAGGTTTAACCAGGCTACCCTAGAGGTAAAGTATAAAGGCAGATCCATTGCGGATGTTTTAGAAATGACTGTCGAAGACGCCTTGGAGCTGTTTAGTAATATTCCTAAGATAAAAAATACTTTGGGGTATTTATCCGATGTTGGTTTGGGTTATCTTCAGTTGGGCCAAAGCGCCACTACTTTATCCGGAGGAGAAGCTCAAAGAATCAAGCTATCTTCAGAACTATCTAAGCGTTCCACCGGCAGGACACTTTATCTTTTGGATGAGCCTACCACCGGCCTGCATTTTGCCGATGTCGCCAGATTAATCTCGGTCCTGCAGAGGTTGGTTGAACGCGGCAATACCGTGGTGGTCGTTGAGCATAATCTCGAGGTAATTAAATGCGCCGATTATATTATTGACCTTGGCCCTGAAGGCGGAGATAAGGGCGGAGAGGTCGTTGCCGCTTGCAGCCCGGAAGAGTTGGTGAAGATAGAAAAATCATATACCGCTAAATTTCTTAAAGAAGTATTAATGAATAAATGA
- a CDS encoding tetratricopeptide repeat protein yields MKKIIVYLSISALFLTSVCLAYENPKETELLFMARKAYEDGFYEVSLGMLERFQKEYGNSSEVKQARLLSGQCYFQQGRYLESLNIFEGLFNDPECSSFKDALYFWMAEVHFKGSNFEKAAAFYQKLITEFPQSPYVAAAYYSLGWSLSQIGKYSQAVQTFKSLIEKFPGEPQSKDAAFKLIECLYNLKEYSELKNKIKPVLKLYVNDALRLPYLYFYLAESEYYLDNFDEAAKNYLKSAQASKEQQAQALAKLGLGWSYLKLAKYKEAEEILAEIKQNSLDKKSLDILILGQALLMSSTNRVYEAKKLYEQLIDISSDPLIRIQAYLGRADAFYNLTEYTQAVNVYKEGLDKIDKLEAQADRQISIPDELSDKLRYNLGLAYIKEGRVNLGIDIFEGISKKTNNLSVKESVLFQIAQAYQEANDFVKAEEAYAKILKLYPDSAYLDYAQYQLGSLQLKSLKYDQAINSFKLLLKNYPQSKYLGGATYSLGTAYSQKADYLASCQVFSKFQNEFKDDPLRPQAFYMLGTAFLSLGKINEALNVFKDILKLYPQDIELLQKTEYEIADCYYKLRQENEALRLFKLLRSKYPGSSIAADVLWWLGQYYYRGNDLELARRYFTSLAKDFPDSRLSAGAFYALGLTSYKLGDYKGAKLYYAKSLELAEVKDVANIRFNLAETLEANSEFDAAAKQYLLAADLYPQSPDLLARSLLRAAKLYEDKESFKQALEIYKRIIEQGGQEAKFAQERVEWINSKN; encoded by the coding sequence ATGAAAAAAATAATTGTTTATCTATCTATTTCGGCATTATTTTTAACTTCCGTTTGTCTTGCTTATGAAAATCCCAAAGAGACTGAGTTGCTTTTTATGGCCAGAAAGGCATATGAAGACGGATTCTATGAAGTCAGCCTGGGAATGCTGGAAAGATTCCAGAAAGAGTACGGTAATTCATCCGAAGTTAAGCAAGCCCGTCTTTTAAGCGGACAATGTTATTTTCAGCAAGGCCGTTACCTTGAGTCGCTGAATATTTTTGAAGGATTATTCAATGACCCGGAGTGCAGCAGTTTTAAGGATGCTCTTTATTTTTGGATGGCCGAAGTCCATTTTAAAGGAAGTAACTTTGAAAAGGCAGCCGCGTTTTACCAGAAATTAATCACCGAGTTTCCTCAGTCCCCTTATGTCGCTGCGGCATATTATTCGCTGGGTTGGTCGCTATCCCAGATTGGTAAATATAGCCAGGCAGTACAAACTTTTAAGAGCCTGATAGAAAAATTTCCAGGTGAGCCTCAAAGTAAAGATGCCGCATTTAAATTAATTGAATGTTTATATAATCTTAAAGAATACTCGGAATTAAAGAATAAGATTAAGCCCGTCCTCAAGCTTTATGTTAATGACGCCTTACGCCTGCCCTATCTGTACTTTTACCTGGCGGAATCAGAATATTATCTGGATAATTTTGATGAAGCGGCTAAAAATTACCTTAAATCAGCACAAGCTTCTAAAGAGCAACAGGCGCAGGCATTAGCGAAGCTGGGATTAGGCTGGTCTTATCTTAAGCTTGCCAAATACAAAGAAGCCGAAGAAATATTGGCGGAGATTAAACAAAACAGCCTGGATAAAAAAAGTTTAGATATCCTTATATTGGGCCAGGCGTTATTGATGTCTTCGACTAACCGGGTCTATGAGGCAAAGAAGCTTTATGAACAGCTTATCGATATAAGTAGCGACCCATTAATACGTATTCAGGCATATTTGGGCCGTGCCGATGCGTTTTACAATCTAACTGAATATACTCAAGCCGTAAATGTTTATAAAGAAGGGTTGGATAAAATTGATAAATTAGAGGCCCAGGCGGACAGGCAAATTAGTATTCCCGATGAGTTATCCGATAAATTACGTTATAATCTGGGCTTAGCTTATATAAAGGAAGGCCGGGTTAATTTAGGCATAGATATTTTTGAAGGTATTTCCAAAAAAACTAATAATCTGTCTGTAAAGGAAAGCGTGCTTTTTCAGATAGCTCAGGCTTATCAGGAGGCAAATGATTTTGTAAAAGCGGAAGAAGCTTACGCTAAAATTCTAAAACTTTATCCGGATTCAGCTTACCTGGACTATGCGCAATATCAACTTGGATCTTTGCAATTGAAAAGTTTAAAGTATGATCAGGCAATCAATTCTTTTAAACTTCTGCTAAAAAATTATCCGCAGTCAAAGTACCTGGGTGGCGCGACTTATTCTTTAGGAACGGCGTATTCTCAGAAAGCGGATTATCTGGCAAGCTGCCAGGTTTTCTCTAAATTCCAGAATGAATTTAAGGATGATCCGCTGCGTCCCCAGGCATTTTATATGCTTGGCACAGCGTTTCTTAGTTTGGGAAAGATTAACGAAGCCCTTAATGTTTTCAAAGATATTCTTAAGCTCTATCCTCAGGATATTGAATTACTGCAAAAAACCGAATATGAAATTGCGGATTGTTATTATAAATTAAGACAAGAGAATGAGGCGCTTAGGCTATTTAAGCTCTTACGGTCTAAATACCCCGGTTCAAGCATAGCTGCGGATGTTCTGTGGTGGCTTGGCCAATATTATTACCGGGGTAATGATTTGGAGCTTGCCCGCAGGTATTTTACTTCCTTGGCAAAAGATTTTCCGGATAGCCGGCTGTCCGCCGGCGCATTTTACGCCCTGGGTTTAACTTCATATAAGCTTGGCGATTATAAAGGTGCCAAACTTTATTATGCCAAGAGCCTTGAGCTGGCAGAGGTTAAGGATGTGGCCAATATCCGTTTTAATTTAGCCGAGACACTTGAAGCCAATTCAGAGTTTGATGCGGCAGCTAAACAATATCTTCTGGCAGCCGATCTCTATCCGCAATCGCCGGATTTACTGGCGCGCTCGCTTTTACGCGCAGCCAAACTTTATGAAGATAAGGAAAGTTTTAAACAGGCCCTGGAGATTTATAAACGGATTATCGAACAAGGCGGCCAGGAGGCAAAATTTGCCCAGGAAAGAGTTGAGTGGATAAATTCAAAAAACTAG
- a CDS encoding winged helix-turn-helix domain-containing protein — protein MIIEIGIVAGEIWHYLDQKGEVTLSDLTRELDRTPENILMSLGWLAREGHVILVKKDNDYRISLRKDA, from the coding sequence ATGATTATTGAGATCGGTATAGTTGCTGGTGAAATTTGGCACTACCTGGATCAAAAAGGCGAGGTTACTTTAAGTGACTTGACCAGGGAGCTTGATCGTACGCCTGAAAATATTCTGATGAGTTTAGGCTGGCTTGCCCGGGAAGGCCACGTTATTTTAGTGAAAAAAGATAATGATTATCGAATTTCACTGAGGAAAGATGCCTAA